cagccaatagctaggcagtagaggtggggctggtgggcagaaagaataaataggaggagaaatctagtctcaaggagaagaagaggaaagagcgagggagaaagagagggaaacacCCAGAGCTAAAAGTCAGATGGCTGCCAGCTAGCCAGACACAAgaaacaggaaagtaagatatacagaatgaaagaaaggtaaaaagccctgaggtaaaacatagataaagagaaacagattttaaaaagagctaagataaggctgagcattcataactaataacaaATCTCCATGTCGTAATTCGGGAGTTGGCTGGTGACCCAAAAGACAGCCTGCTACAGTTAATTTCTGGAAAGTCTGCTtctagctgtggtgtggctcagccttagcacatacctttaatccaagagctttctgcttaaACAGGAGTATATAAAATCAACCACaggtcaagaggtggagcaagcaaccagttgacaggaaaaaTCATAGAGAGTAGAGGAAGTCAGaaggatagagagacacacaggaagtagaaaggggaGACTCTGTTGGAGGAGTTTTTGTTTGAGATGTGTAGGAGAAAGCTCTCTTTCTGGGATGGTAGCAGAGTTGGAGGTCAGCTGGgcgctttctctgcctctctgagctgacaggttttcaccccagcatcgggctcctgagtctttattgataaaatagaATGATAGACTTAGTTTAAAACAACACTACATAAATTCACCATGGATGGTAAAACTCTACTGTGTGCATATACtgagtttattcatttatttgttgatgGAATATTAAGCCAGTTCTATAACTTGGCTATTTTGAATAGTGCCACTGGAAACATGGATATGCAAATATCTCTGCTGGGTGCTGACTTAGTTTTTCAGTTGTTTTAAGTAAGAAGGTGAGTCTAGTGATACTCCATCTTGGCAAGCTAACCTTCTTCTGCTTACACAGACATCACTGTCCAACTTGCGTCACCTCACTGGGCTCATGGTTGAGTCTGGAGTTATCTGCCCATCACTCGAGAGAAATCTGAGTCAAAGCTACAGCTTTAAATCTGAGGATAGCTGCACATCACAATGAAAGTAAATATAACTCTGAGGGACCTAAGGTCAGAGTGCTTTGAGAACCGCAAAATGTATCCGAGAAATCTGAAGAAAATATACAGGAAAGAACAATGGTGTCTAGAAACTGTAAATAGAGTGAGATATGGCTGAACAGGATCTTCAAGATTAAATGGAATTTTTTAAGTGAAGGGCTAGCAGTCCCTTCTAGTCCAGATAAGCAGTTATATGAGCAGATTCAATGTGTGTTTCATGTACAAGACCATGTAACTGTGACCATTTCTCATAGAGTTAAGCAAGAGCAACTGAAAGGCTATAAGACTCCAGATCAATCACATTCAGCTCCATGGAGCCAGATCTCTGATGTCAGCCATAGGAAGAGAAGCATCCTTCCCTAGACAGCCAGAGCTGAACACAGAAGTGTAATCATGCAAGCTTGAAATGTAGCATTCTCAtgctatctatctatttatctatctatttatctatctatctatctatctatctatctatctatctatctgtctgtctgtctgtctgtctgtctgtctgtctgtctatctatctatctatctatctatctacctgtctttctttctctatctctcccttTCAATATGCATTCAACTGGTTATTAAGTTCTGctgaatatttaaagaaattcctTTAAAAGGAATTATAATCATTTTTTAATCCAGTAGTTCCTGAGCCCAACCATTCACTGAGTCTTTGTTAGACTACAATGCTGTATGATACACTTATTTGATATTTTCAATTTTCCATTAAAGAAATGTTTCACAGAACAAAGATGAAGGTATTTGTTGGTTTTATAAGTATCAGTGCTCTGTATATTTCAAATGGCTTTAATTTAATAGTTTTGAAATCTAATCACCAGATTCAGTCATTAAGGACTGCTTAACAGCGAGGCCTTGGCTTCTGCCTTAGGGGATTTTTCAAGTAAGGATTTTTCAAGTAAGAGAGACTATGGCACAGTGACTGCTTGCTGCACAGACTGAGAACATGAGTTCagctctccagaacccacatttgtTTTAAAAGCCAGTTCTGacagcatgtgtctgtaatcccagaacttggggtagagacaagaggaacCCAGGAACTtaatggccagccagtctagctaatcagtgagctctgggtgtAATGAgcgaccctgtatcaaaaaaaaaaaaattaaactgagaGTGATGGAAGAAGACACTTGACACTAACCTCTGGCTGCCCATGCACTCAAGGGTATAAGTCCTCACCTTCTAtcctatttgagacagggtcttctatTCACCACTGAATACACTATGTtgtctgccttctgcttcctatCTCACAGAATAGCACTGGAATTAGACATGCCACTGTGCATAGCTTTACATTAATTCTAGATCTTCATGTCTGTGTGGCAatcactttactcactgaacaaccatctcaccagctccagcACACACTTTTTAAGCTATAGGTTAGTGTGCTGCAACAAAATTTCCCCAAATACATGGTGGTTTAATCCAAACACAAGTTTATTTCTGTTTCAGATTCAAGTCACAGTTTGTTACCTAGACAGCATTGGAAACACAAGCTCTTCAATATTGTTACTCTCTCACCTTCAACCAGAATTACATTACCATCTTGTGATTGAAAAAGCCTTTCCAGAGCTCACAATCACATCCACATTCCAAGAACCAATAAGTGATATTAGTAATGAGAAAGAGAACACTCTTCATTTGTAGGCTGACAAAACAAAATGCCTCTAAAGTCAAAAAGATTTTTCCCCTAATGGGTATGTCACAACCTGGGTTTCCCTAGGACAACTTAGAGAGTTTGAGATCTAGACATATCTACCTAATACAAACATATAATTCCTCCTGAGATAAATATACCTCATATCCATCTTCAGTACCTCATCCAAAGATGCCAGCCAAACTAAACAATGCTCAGCCTCTCAGACAGAAAAGTACTCATCAGTAGCAAAATGTACAAACAATGGTAAGAGCAGAATCTCTAACTGTACTCTTCACCAATTCTAGAATGAATTCCCAAAAtagccttccttcctctcctgagCATCATAAATCAATGGAGCAAAACTCTGTCTTTGGGACTGACCAAAATATGTTCTAATTTTAAAGCACAAAGACTCTTAGATGGATGACCAACACCAAGTGTGGCAGACCTCCAGTGAGTTTTTACCTGGTTCCCATCCTCAGAAACGTATGACATGCCTGACAGCACAATATATTTACCATTTGCAAGAGAGAAACTCACTGTAAGTAACAAAATTGCTTCCACATTTACTGAATCTGTGCATGAGAACCTAGTGCCATTTAGTAGCTTTGTCAGATTGAAATAATATACAAttacttttattaaataaataccaaaaaaatAGATGTCTTCAATACTTGGCCTTGTCTGCTGTTTATACtggacaaaaatataaataaaatttaaaacacgagatttttaaaaagaaaatcattaagtGGAAATATAATTCTTCCTAGAAAATCTTGTCTCTCCAAGGATAAGTTACATACAGTGCCTATTTCACTTAcgcttgttttaaataaataaataaataaataaataaataaataaataagtaggtaACATTATAACAAAAGGTGGTATTTCAGTATGTGGCCATTTTGTATCCTTTAATAGACTCTGTGAGACAGAGATAAGCATCCATTGCATTGGCTTAGAACCTGTAAAGACATTGAATCCTAAACCAGGCACAGACTAGGATTTGCCATTCTTGTTCAGATAGTGTTACAAGATCAGTTATTGGATTGAGGGGAAAAAATTCTATCCCCCAGTCCCCATGACAACTGTGGAGAATTGTTGGGGTTGGAAAGAATAATAGGATAAAGGAGAAATATCCACAAACGCAGCTATCCAGATACATCCCAACAGACTGTTGAACCACGTGCCTGGGGGTTTTCTTTGCATAGACAACTAGGAGGAGAAATATTCACTGTATAATGGTTCCTGTACATACACTCCATGACATCCATGATCTCTTAACTGAGTTCTTCGTAGGAGACTCTACAGCCAGTCAGTAGGATGTAGTCAAATTGATGCTTTTGTGTAGAACACCCTGAGCACTCGCTGGCGGATCTGTCGAGTCTTCACCCCATAAACAAGAGGATTGAGGGCAGGTGGCACAAGGAGATAGAGAGTGGCCAGCAGAACATGGACATGATGGGGAACATGGTGCCCAAAGCGGTGAGTGAGGAAAGAGAACATTCCAGGAATGTAGAAGATGAGAATGACACAAACATGAGACCCACATGTACTGAAGGCCTTGAGTCTGGCTTCACCCCCTGGGACCTTCAGCACTGCCTGGAGGATGAGGGCATAGGAAATGCCAATGGCCAGGACATCTAGCCCAACTACCAACAGTGCCACTGACAGCCCATAGGCTCGATTCACTACGGTTTCAGAACAGGCAAGTTTTACCACAGCCATATGCTCACAGTAGGCATGGCTTATGACAGTGGCTCTGCAGAAGACAAGATTCTGCAATAGGATGGGGAAAGGGATGAGGAGGACCAATCCCCTCAGTAGCACCACCATCCCAATGCGCCCTATGATCCCTGGATGCAGGATGGTGGAATGGCGCAGAGGGTGGCAGATGGCTACATAGCGGTCCAGAGCCATGGCCACAAGTATGCCTGACTCCATAGACGAGAAGGCATGAATGAAGAACATCTGAGTCAGGCAGACAATGTACCCAATCTCATGAGCATAAGCCAGGAGCACTGTGAGGGCTTTGGGTGCAGTGGAGGAGGCCAGGACCAGGTCAATAGCAGCAAGCATGGCCAGGAAGAGGTACATGGGTTGGTGCAAGGAGGAGTCAGTCCAGATGATGAAGATAATAGTCACATTGCCCACTAGAGCAAGCAAGTAAAGGACACCCAGGGGCAACGCTATCCAGTGCTGACTTTCCTCCAAGCCTGGAATGCCTACCAGgaagaaagagggctggggttgCCTCCAGCTGGAATTGCTGAGGGCCATGATCAAcagcacagagaaggaagagtgaaAAGACACCCAGGTCACGACTTCTCCATTCTTGATATGCTAAGACACTATGCAGATCCAGCTACCATGTTCATCAGAGCAACAGGTGACTTGAGCTGCAACACGAGGGAATAAAGTTAGACTCAGGGAAGAAAACCCTTACTGGACACAAATGTTTTTCAGATGAGCCTTCCGCACATCTGAACTGGGATGAGTCTAGCTGTGATGTGAGATAAGAGCAAACCCTGAACACAGCTGCTTGAGAGAGATGTTAACTCTTCTGCTCagtgacttaaattttgaaactGTCAACTTGAAAGCATTGTCTTTACTAACTGTGTAGGTAGTGCTGAAGGCTAAGTCTCCTGTCACTTTGACACTCATCCCCTGCAGCCTCAGGACACAGTACTCAGTAATTGTTCCTGAGATAGGCTGCATCCCACAATCTTCTCCATCTCATTGCAGTTGGCTCCAGGGTTTCAggatcccttcccttcctcttccctatgTTAACTAATCCACTGCATGGTTTTAACTAGTTAATGTGCTTCCGTTCATTCCAAGCTTATGTTGGATGGAAAAATATTCCTGTGATGCacaaatttatttctttgtttgcttcCCTAGGCCTGTACATTCAACATTCAAAGCAATCTGGCTTAACCAGCCTTCCCAAATATCCTCTATCTactttatgtttctatttctatgaataaACCCATGTCTATGTATCCAAATCGAAAACTGTTTTTACTCATTCTTATAACTGATGCCTTTTATCGTTTCAACAATCCCCATTGACTTTAATATCTCACAGCCCTTCTCTTTTCTCGGCCCCCAGTATTACTGCCTGAATTTGTAATCCAACTTTCTCTTACCCAAATTCTTCCAGacataatggaaaaaaatcagattGGAAAAACATCAAATGTGAACTCATGCAGTGACACTCTGTAACTTTGTTATGAGCTCTTTTTTAAACCCTGAAATCACAAATTCTCTCTAAAATTTAACTTTCATATGTACATAAAATGCTTTGGTGAAAGTCATGCATGGAACGACTCACAGACTGGCATGCAAGTTTATGAGATTATCTTATTGCATTGCTTCCCTAGCAGTTGTGTTACCTGTTAAAAATGTTTTGCTGTTACCTTATGTTGTTGTTGTAATTATATGAGCACCCAGGCATATTACACAAAACTTCTgagcttctttctctttcctctcttatcTAATTTGGTATTTCTCATCCATCAAGATCCAgagtccagtgccctcttttccTGCAGAAGGTTTCACAGTGGTTTGCCAACCCAGGTAATATTGTCCATATTTTACGACCTGCCTTTGTTTATCTATGACATTCTGATTTGTCAGCATCGTAAAAACCCTTTCAGTgtcacagtgttttatttcaAAAGACAGAATCAGATCTCATTAAACTTGGTAACCACAAGCCAGCCTGGTGGACACATTACGGTGTATATCatcaaatttaattaaatttaagcTGTCTATTTCATATTCTAGTAATAAAACTTTGGCAAGCTACTTACAATTTCTAAGCCTAGATTTCTCATCTGACAGTAAAATAAAGATCAGCCATACAACTTACTATAAATATTAATCAAAGCATACATTCCAAGTCTAGGCTGACATTATTCTACAAGATATGGATTTCATTATTactaaaaattattaaagaatgAAATCCcaaatgtctttcctttttttctttgcatcCACAAATCTCCTTCTATGTTTcaaatgtctgtctcttgttgTCTTGCAAGAAAGAATACATTGCTGTTGCCTCTACAAATGTTAACAACAGACACAAGTAAATGAAACAGGTGCCCTGTTTTAATCTCGTCCATGTGAGTCACTCTGGAAGCATTGCAAAAGACATTAGATGGTGTATTTGTGACTCCATTTGCCTTAAGAAAATGATGCACACCGAAATAGTATTAATCTATTCTGagattcatacacatacacataaagagtCAGACATGACTCAGTTCTTGGGATCCCACATCTATATTTCTGagtgatttaaaataaatcagtaaTGACTATGACATTGCCCCCAAACTCTGTCTATATTAAATACAAAATCCAAAAAGCCTAGCGAACACAAATTTCCCAGCCTTTGCTCTTCTTCATctctaaaaataaaggaatagtgATAGTTCTCTTGAGAGAGCCATGGTAATCTAACCATGTAAAAAACTTCTCCCATTGGTGTTTGGTGTTCCACACAAAGAGAAAGTTTATTCTCTTTCTTAGCTACCCCTTCCTATGCAAACCTCAGGCTGCATTGCATAGCTCAGTAGAGAAGCAAATGTACCGCTATACATTTTGGAAACATGTCCATAGCTTTTATAGGATCAACACCAAGAGAGCTGAAGAGTAATGTTGCTGTTCCTTGGCATCAGCTGCCTCCTTGTGTTCTGTGGCTTGTGCACACAGAGTAAAAGCCTGGGGCTGCTTATGTAagtaggtggacctctgtgagccttaatgaaaaatgaaaagccTTTGTCTCCAGGAATCTGAACAGAAACGTGCATTTAGCTCTCTCACCAGGAAGTGGAAGACAGTTAGAAAAGGACCAAGGCTGTACTTCACTTACACCCTTGCAGATCCAGCCCAAGCCATCTGTCATTTGCCAAGTCGTGCTTGAGTGCTGCAGGGCAGTCTGACATGTCTCTCTTTGTCCTCAATTATAATTCTCTCACTGCTGTGAGACTGCACTGATTACCTTGTACCATTAGATCATCCAATCCTGAAGAGTGGGGATGAAGTCTTACTTAGGGGAGACTTCTCAGAGCAAGATGCAGCATAGCTGGAATCCAATTTGTCCTGCATATGACTGGCTAAGGAAACACACATCCAAATGTTTAAAATGCACAGCAAGTAAGTAATTATGCAAAGGTCTTAAAAGACCTGAAACTGTGGGAACTTGATGAAGCAGAGGCTGGACTTCAGGGATAAGCACATAATAAGCAGAAGAGTGTCTACTGAGAGGTGACCATTGAGTCTTGATGTTTCCCACCCTTATAAGACACTCTGGGTGCTTCATGGGAATGTGGGCTCTACTTTATCTCAGCTGTAAGAGACAAGGACAGAGTTCTAGATGTGTATAGAAAAGAAGGGTGACTAGCAGTCACTTCTTTGACTGCCTCTTGACCAGGAAGTCTACTGTATGGACTATGACAGGACTTTCTCTCCTTAGTCTCCTAAACAGTGACCCTGACTCTATGAAGTAGGAAAGATAAAGACGAGAACACAGGCAGAGGTGTAGAAGCAGTGGATCGATGATAATGCCCTGACACAAGAGGAAGACAGCACAGTCAAGCACTCAGAGACACGGCTCCAACTAACACATCCCAGAACCTAACATGACAGGCAGGACAGTCGTCCTTGTCTCTGGGCTGTCCTCAAGGATGTGTCTGTTGAAGCTCTGTGTCAgctgagggagaaaaggggaaagtTGCCACACTCAGGAAGGTTCTACTAAGCTTTCTCCCTCAGTCCCAGAGCTTCCACCTCCCCGCTCCAGCTCCAGAGCTTCCAGGCACCAGTGCAGCCTCATAGTGACACCCTGCTCTAGCTTTGGAGTGATAATAAGGGAGACTTTGTGCTCAGAAGGGCTGCATAGCAGTTTCTGAATGTTGGAGAGAAAATTAAACACATCACTCAAGACCTGGGAAGCTAATCTTTCCGATGTTGTAAACACAATTAGTAGCTC
The nucleotide sequence above comes from Peromyscus maniculatus bairdii isolate BWxNUB_F1_BW_parent chromosome 1, HU_Pman_BW_mat_3.1, whole genome shotgun sequence. Encoded proteins:
- the LOC102905212 gene encoding olfactory receptor 52L1; its protein translation is MALSNSSWRQPQPSFFLVGIPGLEESQHWIALPLGVLYLLALVGNVTIIFIIWTDSSLHQPMYLFLAMLAAIDLVLASSTAPKALTVLLAYAHEIGYIVCLTQMFFIHAFSSMESGILVAMALDRYVAICHPLRHSTILHPGIIGRIGMVVLLRGLVLLIPFPILLQNLVFCRATVISHAYCEHMAVVKLACSETVVNRAYGLSVALLVVGLDVLAIGISYALILQAVLKVPGGEARLKAFSTCGSHVCVILIFYIPGMFSFLTHRFGHHVPHHVHVLLATLYLLVPPALNPLVYGVKTRQIRQRVLRVFYTKASI